One Amaranthus tricolor cultivar Red isolate AtriRed21 chromosome 10, ASM2621246v1, whole genome shotgun sequence genomic window carries:
- the LOC130825871 gene encoding delta(12)-fatty-acid desaturase FAD2, whose product MGAGGRSIPPTVRKEKTESLNRVPFEKPPFTLGQLKKAIPPHCFRRSVLRSFSYVVYDLTIAFILYYAATNYIHLLPKPCNYLAWSIYGFVQGCVLTGVWVIAHECGHHAFSDYQWLDDTVGLVLHSCLLVPYFSWKYSHRRHHSNTGSMEKDEVFVPKTKDGLAWFSKYLNNPPGRILSLFVTLTLGWPLYLLFNVSGRRYERFACHYDPSSPIYSEREKLQIYISDIGILSVAYGLYRLAAANGLAWVLRVYGVPLLVVNAFLVLITFLQHTHPALPHYDSSEWDWLRGALATVDRDYGILNKVFHNITDTHVAHHLFSTMPHYHAMEATKAIKPILGKYYRFDETPVYMATWREAKECIYVEADNDSQNKGVLWYKNKL is encoded by the coding sequence ATGGGTGCAGGGGGGCGTTCTATTCCTCCAACCGTGAGAAAGGAGAAAACTGAATCTCTCAACAGAGTACCTTTTGAGAAACCACCATTCACACTTGGGCAGCTCAAAAAAGCCATCCCACCTCATTGCTTTCGGCGCTCTGTGCTACGCTCTTTCTCTTATGTTGTTTATGATCTCACCATTGCCTTCATCCTTTATTACGCTGCCACTAACTACATCCATCTCCTCCCAAAGCCCTGCAACTACTTAGCCTGGTCCATCTATGGCTTTGTCCAAGGTTGTGTCCTGACTGGTGTTTGGGTAATAGCCCACGAATGTGGCCACCACGCCTTTAGTGACTACCAATGGCTTGATGACACTGTTGGCCTTGTTCTCCATTCATGCCTCCTTGTACCATATTTCTCTTGGAAATACAGCCATCGGCGTCATCATTCCAACACTGGTTCCATGGAGAAGGATGAAGTTTTTGTACCAAAAACAAAGGATGGCCTTGCGTGGTTTTCCAAGTACCTTAACAACCCACCTGGACGCATTCTCTCCCTCTTCGTCACGCTAACCCTCGGCTGGCCTTTGTATCTTCTCTTCAATGTCTCTGGTAGGAGATACGAACGGTTTGCCTGCCATTATGACCCTTCATCCCCAATCTACTCGGAGCGTGAGAAATTGCAAATTTACATTTCTGATATTGGGATTTTGAGTGTGGCATATGGACTTTACCGCCTTGCAGCTGCCAATGGGCTTGCTTGGGTTTTGCGTGTGTATGGGGTTCCATTGCTTGTTGTTAACGCTTTCCTCGTGCTCATCACCTTCCTTCAACATACACACCCTGCTCTTCCCCACTATGATTCATCTGAGTGGGATTGGTTGAGAGGGGCATTGGCTACTGTGGACCGAGATTACGGTATTTTGAACAAGGTATTCCACAACATTACCGACACACATGTGGCTCACCATCTTTTCTCCACCATGCCCCATTATCATGCAATGGAGGCAACGAAGGCAATTAAGCCGATTTTGGGTAAATATTATCGGTTTGACGAGACTCCAGTTTATATGGCAACATGGAGGGAAGCCAAAGAATGTATTTATGTGGAGGCAGATAATGATAGCCAGAACAAAGGTGTGCTCTGGTACAAAAACAAGCTTTAA